The stretch of DNA AGAATACACAGTAAAAGAAGTTCCGGTTAAAGGCTATGATACCACTATTGAGGGTAATGTAGCGGATGGATTTGTTATTATAAATAAAGAGCAAACACCATGGACTCCGATGGAACCTCCAAGAAGAGATGTAAAAGTAACAAAAGATTGGAAAGGTGCAGATGGAAATATTTTAGAAGCTCCGATCGGTAATATTGAGGTAGAGCTTTATAAGGACGGAAATCCTACCGGAATCAAGAAAGAGTTGACTAAGGATAACAACTGGACAGCGACCTTTGAAAAACTTGCAGTATACGAGTCTATTACAAATCAGGCAATACACAAATATACTGTTAAGGAAGTTGGAGAAAACAACAATTCTATCAAAATTGAAGACAGTTGGTATAAGGTAAGTATTACCGGCGATATGAAAGATGGTTTTACCATTACCAATATGAAACAACCTCCATTAACACCAATGGAACCTCCGACAAGAGATGTCAAGGTAATAAAAGACTGGAAAGGTATTAAACCCCCAGTTGATAAGATTGAGGTAGAACTTTACAAAGATGGAGTTGCTACAGGAATCAAAAAAGAGCTTACAAAGGCTAACAACTGGACAACAACCTTTGAAAAACTAAAGTTATCTGCAACTTTAGAGGGTAAGGCTTATGAATATACCGTTAAAGAAGTAGGAGAAAATAACGGTTCAGTTACTTTTGATGATAAAACATTTAAGGTAAGCTATGAAGGTAATATGAAAGACGGTTTTAAAGTTATAAATAAATATGAAAAACCTAAAAAGCCGGAACCGAAAGAGCCTGAAAAACCAAAGGTGCCAAATACAGAATCTAAAAAACCGGTTACGTTACCCAAAACAGGTGATAGTTCAAATGTGTTTTTATACAGTTTGGCTCTTGGGTTATCAAGTTTGGGCTTATTATCATTAGGATTCTTTAGAAGGAAAAGAACAAAAGAAAACTAAGTATTACAAATAGAGAAAGATATTATCTTAAGAAATGGAGGATTAAAAGAAATATGCAGGTGTAGATATGAAAACAAAGCAAAATTGCATATTAACACCATTTTCTCAGTAATAATTTCATAAAGATATCATTCTTTCAAGAAAGAGGACTTTTTACGCCAAAGTGTAGAAGTCCTCCTTTTTTATTTTCAAAAGAAAAACAGAGAACTTAAAAAGGAGGATAACTAAGTGGCAAAGAAAGAATATTACCTTTATGTGAAAGGAAAAGCCGTACCTGTAAGTGAAGAAGTCTACAAAGCATACTGGAAGATAACAGAGCATGAAAAATATTTTCAAAGAAAAGATTGGAAGCATAATGTTATATCATTTTCAGCAATGGATCATGACGGACACTTTGAAGATAACATCATAGATGAAAAAATAGACTTAGAAAAAATTGTAGAAGTAAAAATGCAAATTGAAGAACTTCATAAAGCATTAAATACTCTTACAAAAGAAGAACGAGAGTTAATGGAAGCCATCTTCTACAGAGAAGAAAGTCTAAGGTCAATCGGTAAAAAAGAAAAAGTAAGTTATCAATCAATCGCTAAAAGGAGGGATAAAATTTTAGAAAAACTAAGAGAGATATTAAAAGATAAAATCTAAAAAGAGTGGAAAGGTTAAGCATTAAAAGATGCTTAGCCTTTCTTTCTGGAAAAAGCTGATGTAGAAAAAATACCTAAAAATGGTAAACTATTATTAGTTAAAATGGACTAACTAATGGGATTAGATTATTAAATCGGAGAGGATTATTAGTTCGGAAATTAGATAAATTATCAAAAAAATTGAAATTATATCAAGCCATCTTGCAAATGTATTTAGTGCTTATAGGTATAGTAGCAATGATGAATTAGTATTTGCTAAGGAGTAGAGAATGAATCAATACTTAAAAGAAACCCAAATGCTGGATTTTTCAAATCCGAGTATTCAAAAACTAATAGAGGTTAAGTGTTGGAAAGAACAAAATAAATTTGACTGTCTTAAATCTATTTATAATTTTGTAAGAGATGATGTTGATTTTGGATACAATATTGATGACTGTATTCCTGCGTCCAAAGTTCTTGAAGACGGGTATGGTCAATGTAATACGAAAGGAACTCTATTTATGGCATTACTTCGTGCTTGCGAAATTCCTTGCCGTGTGCATGGATTTACAATAGATAAGCAATTACAAAAGGGAGCGATGAACGGTTTTGTTTATAAAAATGCTCCTCAGAATATATTTCACAGTTGGGTTGAAGTATATTTTGAAGATAAATGGTATGAACTGGAGGCGTTCATACTGGATCAAAAATATTTATCCAAGTTGCAGAAAAAATTTGCAAGCTGTGCAGGTTATTTTTGCGGTTATGGTGTTGCAGTAAAAGATTTTCAGCATCCAATAATTGATTTTGACAGAAACAACACCTATATACAAAGTGAGGGAATTAAGCAGGATTTTGGCGTATATGATTCTCCGGATGAATTATTGAAAAATCATCATCAAAATCTATCGTCAATAAAAACTTTTGCATACAGATATTTAGGACGGCATTTGATGAATCGTAATGTAAAGAAAATAAGAAATTCCTAAAGTTTGAATTTGCAAGTAGAAAGCTAACAATCACATTTCAGCTGATATTGTAGTGCCTTCTCTTCACCATAATGGTAAAGATAGGCATCAGAAATAATGCCCTAAATGTACTGTATTTTTGTCCGAAGGCTTATCAAGAAAAATAATAGGAAATTATGTTGAGGCGATTGCTCGCTTTAGAAACGAGGAATGATAAATGAAAATGACTGTTAAAAAGACTTCCGTCTTTCCGGAAAATCAAAGAAATATTTTTGAATTATTACAAAGATTTGATACACTTGCATATATTGCCAAGCCTTACGCAATATTCAAAAGTGTTGATAAACAAACAAAACTGGTTTGGGAAGTTGGCAAAAGTTTCTCTTTCGATTTTAAGATGTTCGGCTTCATTACACTCGGCGTTCATGTTATCAATGGTAGGGAATTAAGTCCGAGCAATATCTATACAAATGAGTGCAATCCGTTTTGCCCCGTATGGAATCATCGGATTATTCTTAACGAAACGGCTGAAGGCAAAACTGAATACACCAACGAGGTAAAAATTGAGGCAGGATGGAAAACACCATTTGTATATTTGTGGGCAAAAGCATTTTACTCGCATAGGCAAAAGAAATGGATAAAGCTACTTAATAAGCTATCTGAAAAGAGCATGTGTTAAAAAATCACGGTTTCATATAATCAATAAATCGATAAAGACTAACACAGTAACAGTAAATCAAAAAAGGTTTACTGTTTTTTATTTGCTTGAAATTTGAAAGGAGAAAGAAAAAATGAAGAAAGAAAACACATTACAGGAAGTACAAGAACAAATTTTTGAACTTCAGGAAGAAAGACAAAAGTGCGATGTAAAGCTGAAAAAATTACAAAATCAAGGTAAGAAATTAGAAAAACTTGCAAACGAAAAGGAACGAAAAAGAAGAAATCATAGGCTCATACAAAGAGGCTTGATAGTAGAAAGAGTGATTGAAAATCCTCTAATGTTTACCAATGAGGAGATGGAAGAACTACTCAAAGTTGCTACAGATACAGAAAAATACAGACGAGCTTATGAAGAAATAATAAATAGGAAAGATATAGAAGATGAAACAGACATCAAGTAAACAGAATAAAAAACCTTAGTTTTTTCAGAAGCTCCCTGCAAGGGCAAAAAGCTTCGCAGAACGCAAAGCACCCTTTAGGGTGTATAATTGCGCCCTTAGAAAATCTAAGGGATTTTAGCAAGTCTTTGAAAACCAAAAACTTAATAAAAACATACGGATAAAGCAGATAGGAAAAGATAGAAAAAATAGCCTGTCTGCTTTTTCCTTTACCTGAAAGCAATCCTAAAAACAAACAAAAAATGAAAGGAGCTTATATAGATGGCAGAAACATTTCACTTTAGTATTTCTATGATAAGCAGAGGTAAGAGTAAATCGGCAGTTGCAAGTGCAGCATATATCTCTTGCGAGAAAATCAGAAATGAATGGGACGGAGAAGTTCACGATTACCATAATAAAAAGGGACTTTTACATTCAGAAATCTTCTTGCCGGAGAATGTCCCCATAGCATTAAAAGATAGAACTACTTTATGGAATAGCGTTGAACTAAATGAGAAAGCAAGCAATGCACAGCTTGCAAGAAACTTCATTATTGCCTTACCGAAAGAATTATCCTTTGAAGAAAACAAGAAACTCATTACCGACTTTATTGGGAAAAATTTTGTGTCAAAAGGAATGATAGCAGACCTTGCAATCCATGATGAAAGTGATGAAGAAAATAATAATATCCATGCTCATATTATGACTACCCTCAGACCAATCAATGAAAAAGGAGAGTGGCAGGCAAAAAGCAAAAAAGAATATGTTCTTGATGAAAACGGAGAAAAGATAAAACTAAAAAGCGGTAACTACAAAACAAGAAAAGTAGAGCTGACGGACTGGAACGATAAAGGCAACGCAGAGAAATGGAGAGAGAATTTTGCGAGTCTTTGTAATCAGTATTTAGAAAAAAATCATCAGGAAAAGAGAGTGGATCATCGTTCCTACAAAAGACAAGGTATAGAAGAAATTCCAACCATTCATTTAGGAGCAAGTGCCAGTGGCTTAGAGAAAAAAGGAATCGAAACCGACAAAGGAAACATCAACCGAGAAATCAAAAAGCATAACTTCTTAGTAAAAGCCATTAAGAACAAGATAAAAGAAATCACCTCTTGGATAGACTCTTTACTTGGAAATCTACAAGCTAAATATGATGAGTATAAACAGACCAAGAAAGATGAACTGGAGAACAAAGCAGAACTCTTTAACCTCTATGAGTATATTTCTATCTACAACGAGATACAGGGAGAAAAAACAAAAAATTTATCCTACTATGGACAGATAAAAAAGGGAAATGCAGACCTAAAGAGATTTGTAAAAGCAATCTACTATTTGAAAGATAATCATCTTCAAACCATAGCAGACCTACAAGAAAAAGTCTTTGAACTGGCAAAGCAAAGTAAAAATATAAGTGGTGATATTCAAGATAAAACACAAAGAATTAAAGACCTAAATCAGTGTGCAAGCTGCATAGACTCTATCAAAGAAAACAAAGAGGTCTATCAGGAATACAAAAGCAAAACCATATTAAAAGACAGCTTTTACAATTCCCATAAAAAAGAAATAGACAGATACCTAAGAGCAAGAAAGACCATAGAAAAATTCACCGGGACATCAGCCATAAAATTAAGTGATTGGCAAAAAGAAATATCAAGGCTTAAAAAAGAGATACAAGACTTAACCGAAGATAAAGCCAAAGTACAAGATGAATTTAAGCAGATAGACCATATCAAATATGCAGTAAAGATAGTCAATGATGAGTATGGAATAGACCTATCCATAGAGGTAGACAAGGCAATTAAGAGAGGAGATAAACCAAGTGTAATTGCACAACTGAAAAAATTCCAAGAGCAACAGGAAAAGATAGACCAGTACAAACAAAAAGTAAAAGAAAAATATACGGAACAAGAAAGATGAAATCCTAAAATAGGACAACATCTAGTAGGGAATGAGCAAATTATTTAGTACTACAAACTTACGCACTATTTTGGTGCATAAGGCTGCGTACCCATTTTGGGAACACAGATATAAAGATGAGTCCCTGTTTTAGGGAAGCATATAGCTGGTGTCGTGTTTCACGATGGCAGATTTATAAGGATGCCCTGTTTTGGGGCGTGCTTACTATCAAGGGTGTCGTAAATCACGACTTCCTTAAAAACCAAGAGGTGGTAATGATTTGTTACTTCCCTTTGCAATAAAAAGAGAGGAGAGAAAAATGGCAGATAACAGAAGATACTATTGGTTAAAACTGAAAGAAGATTTTTTTACAGATAAGAGAATAAAAAGGCTAAGAAAAATATCAGGAGGAGATACCTATACAATCATCTACCTCAAATTGCTTTTGCTTAGCCTAAAGGATAGTGGGAAACTGTATTATGACGGAGTAGAAACAGACTTTATCAAGGAGCTTGCATTAACGATTGATGAAACGGAAGATGATGTAATGGTTACAGTAAATTATCTTGTAGCACAAGGATTGATGGAGATAATCACAGAAAATGACGAGTATTTTTTAACAGAAATCCCAAGTCTTATAGGTTCAGAAACAGCGTCTACAAGGCGTTCGAGGAAATCAAGAGGACAAAAAGCGTTGCAATGCAACACAAGTGCAACATCTTGCAACCTTTTGCAACAAAACCGCAACGGAGAGATAGAGATAGAGAAAGAGATAGATATAGAGTTAGAGAAAGAGGGGGAGAAAGAAAAAATATCCCCCTCCCTTTATGGAGAATATAAAAATGTTTCCTTAACTGATGAAGAATATGGAAAATTAAAGGATAAAATGCAAGGTCATAGGGATAAAATGATAGAGAAGCTGTCAACCTATATGCAAAGCACAGGAAGAAACTATAAAGACCATTATGCGACCTTAGTTCATTGGTACGAACAAGACAAAGGGAAATTAAAGGAGAGCAGTAAATCAAAAGTATATACCTTTGAAGATTATGACAAGGGTGAACACTTGTAGACTTCGCATAAGACGGTGGAAAGGTGTTTTTAGAGCGTTAATGATAAAATAGGTATCAGATACGGCTAAAGTAAGAAATAAGCCTTAAAACGTATTTATCCATAAAATGTACTTTAAGTTATAAACAATCTAATAAATTTAATCATATTAGGAAAATAAGTTTTACTTAGCGAGGTGTTTTGCGGTATAAGTAAAATTAAAGTTTGAAAACTTTACTTAAAACTGTTATACTTATTCTAAGTAAAATGGATTTAACTTAGGGGGTGATATTTTGAGATTAGAAAACAATAGAGCTGGACAGCTAAAGAGAATACAAAGTGATTACGAATGCTTTGTTCCACATAATTTAAAAGATATAAAATTAAATCTTGATAGTGAAATAAATGCTTTAATCAATAAAGCGTATTTATTACTGGGAAGGTTAGATGGTATGGCAATAACTCTTCCAGATATTGATCTATTTGTGTCTATGTATGTTCAAAAAGAGGCTGTTATAAGTTCTCAAATAGAGGGAACACAAGCTTCTCTTGTTGATGTGCTGCAAAAAGATAGGGGAAGTGAAAAGATAAAGGATACTGAAGAAATTGTAAACTATATCAAAGCAACTCATTACGCATTTAAAAGACTGAATGAATTGCCATTATGTATGAGGCTGATTAAAGAAACCCACTCGGTTCTTTTGTCTAATGTTAGAGGAGAAGAAAAAATGCCGGGTGAATTTAGAAAATCACAAAATTGGATTGGACATGCAGGTTCAACCATAAATAATGCAAGCTTTATTCCGCCTTCACCTGATGAAATGGATATTTGCCTCAGCGATTTAGAAAAATATATACATGAAGATAGTGATATTTCAAACTTAATAAAGATAGCTCTAATTCATTATCAATTTGAAACGATACACCCATTTTTAGATGGTAATGGAAGAATGGGTAGACTACTCATAATATTATATTTAAGAGAGCAAGGCTTGATTGAATACCCTGTTCTTTATCTGAGTTATTTTTTCAAGAAAAATAGAAATAGATATTATGAACTTCTTAATAATATCCGTATTAAGGGGGAATTTGAAGAATGGATTAAATTTTTTATAGATGGAATTTGCGAAATATCTGAGGATGCAATCACTTCAATCCAAAAGATTATTGAGCTTAAGAAGAACGATATGGAGAAAATTCGACAGTTTTCAAGCGGTAATATTTCAAATCTTCTTTTGGTATACGAATATCTATTGAAACACCCTTTTGTAGAAGCGGAGGATATTAAAAATTTAGTGAATGTCAGTAAACCTACTGTCAATAAACTTTTAGATAATTTAATGGATATGGAAATAATAGAGCTTGTAGAAGATAAAAAAAGGTACAGACAATATGTATATAAAAAATATGTAGATATTCTTTCAGAGGGAACAATGCTGTAAGAATAAAAATTTAAAAGAATAAAACTATTTAAGGCGATTAGAAAAGCTAAAAATTCTAATCGCTTTTTTGATTGCAACAAACAGGAGGGAAACTATATGCACGAAAACAGAAATGAACATAATACAGGAACAAAGACCATAAAGAAGATTGGAAAGGCAACTTATGAGGTTGTAGTCCATTTTAATGAGAATGCGACTGAAACTATGCAAGATAAATTAAAAAGGATAATGCTTAGGGAAATGGAGCGAGAAAAAGATAAAAAAATCCATAAAAATGATTAGAAAGTCCTTGACAAGTTGTTACAGGAAAAACTGCCAAATCTATTCTTATCTCTTGTGGTGCAAGGCTTGCTCCTTTTGATATTCATGAACTTAGGGACTTGATGAAAGAAGATGAACTTGAGCTTGATACACTGGGAGATAGAAAAACAGCACTATTTGTTATTATCTCCGATACCGATGATACCTTTAACTTTGTGGTGTCTATTATGTATTCACAGTTATTTAATCTCTTATGTGATAAAGCCGATGATGTATATGGCGGAAGATTACCTGTTCATGTGAGGTGCTTACTTGATGAATTTGCAAACATCGGCTTAATTCCAAAGTTTGAAAAGCTCATAGCGACAATAAGATCAAGAGAGATTTCAGCGAGTATTATTTTACAAGCACAATCTCAGTTAAAGGCAATCTATAAAGACAACGCCGATACAATCGTAGGTAACTGTGACAGTACCCTGTTTCTGGGTGGAAAGGAAAAGACAACACTTAAAGAACTTTCTGAAACACTTGGAAAAGAAACTATCGACCTGTATAACACATCAGAAACAAGAAGTAATCAAAAGTCGTTTGGACTTAACTATCAAAAGACAGGTAAGGAACTGATGAGCCAAGATGAAATAACTGTCATGGACGGAAGCAAATGTATCTTTCAGCTTAGAGGCGTCAGACCTTTTCTTTCGGATAAGTATGATATTACAAAGCATAAGAACTATAAGCTGCTTGAGGATTATGACAAGAAGAATGTGTTTGACATAGAAAGCTATATGAAGCGAAAAGGTAAAGCAAAGATGAATAGAGAAACCGTTATTACGAAGATAGTGTAATAGATTACAAAATATGGTATAATAAAAATATCATAAATTATTTTGTATTGTTACCTGTAATTTTAATCTTGTTATCATGTGTTTCTGTCAGCCTAACAAAGAAACTTACTGAAACTGTTGATTTTAAAATCACATTGAGGGGGGGACTTATTATGGAAATGATAAGAAATATGGGTGGATGCGGCACATTTCGGGATGGCTCCATATGAAAAAAGAAACATAGGTTGAATTACATTTAACATAGATTTGTGCTGGGGGTTCAAATCCCCCGCATCCCGCCAATTATATAGTTTTAGTGACAGCAAGTCTAAAAAAAGATTTGCTGTTTTTTATTACCTTAAAATCAGGAGGTAAGATGCTAAGGATTAGAAGTCCCACTTAAAGGAAAATTAAATAGTAATAGTATCAGCGATTGGAAAAGTAATACTTCTGGTCGCTTTTTTATTGAATTGAAAAGGAGAAATTTAAAAAGATGAAACAAGAAATGATTAACATCAACGCCAACTTATTGGCAGAGCCTACTTTCTCAAGTTTTGAAAATGAAGGAGAGAAAGTGGAAGTTGCAAACTTCACGCTTGTAAAAAAGTACGGAAAGGGAAAGGAGTACATCAACTGTGCAGCCTATGGAGAAAAAGCTGAGAAAGCAAAGGACTTTGAAAAAGGCGATTTAATTCATATCTTTGGTTACTTTAAGAAGCGTGAAAAAGAGGGAAAGACTTACAAAAACTTTGTAGTGAAGTCATATAACAAGATTGAAAAGAAAGAAGAAAACGAGGAGGAATAACTTATGGCATTTTTTACACAGGCAGTTAATGTATTAAAGATTTTGGTTATGGCAGTAGGTGCAGGACTTGGAGCATGGGGCGTTATCAACCTGATGGAAGGATATGGTAATGACAATCCCGGTGCTAAGAGCCAAGGTATTAAGCAGCTTATGGCTGGAGGAGGTATCGTTCTTATCGGACTTAAGCTCATTCCACTACTTGCCAATGTACTCAATTAAGAAGAAAAGGAGAGCTTAGATGTTTGGAATATTCGACAAGATAGAAGAATTCTTTAAGGAGCTTCTACTGGGCGGTATCCAAGCAAACTTAGAGTCCATGTTTCTTGACATCAACGACAAAGTTGGTGCGGTTGCAACAGATGTAGGTAAAACGCCTATGGGGTGGAACGGAGATGTATTTGCCTTTATCAAAAGCATTAACGATTCCGTTATCATTCCAATAGCGGGACTAATCATCACAGCAGTTCTTTGTATCGAGCTTATCAATATGGTAATGCAAAAGAACAATATGCACGATACAGATACCTTTGAATTTTTCAAGTACATCATCAAGATGTGGATTGCTGTATGGTTAGTATCCCATGCCTTTGAGTTTTCAATGGCAGTTTTTGATGTGGCACAGCACATGGTAAATAAGGCGGCAGGGGTGATAAATACCTCTGCCACCGTTTCCGGAGATCAGATAGTGGCAATGATGGATACCCTAAAAGAAAAGGGACTTGGAGAACTTGTTATGATTCTCTTTGAAACCTCACTCATCAAGGTTGCTATACAGGTAATATCCGTTGTGATTATGCTTGTAGTTTACGGAAGAATGTTTGAGATTTATGTTTACTCATCGGTTTCAGCTATTCCTTTTGCCACAATGGGAAACAAAGAGTGGGGACAGATTGGTACAAACTACATCAAAGGACTATTTGCACTTGGACTACAAGGACTCTTTTTAATGGTTTGTCTTGGAATTTACGCAGTTTTAGTTAAGACGATTAAGATAACAGATATACACACAAGTACCATGACGATACTTGGCTATGCGGTTTTGCTGGGGTTAATGATGCTAAAGAGCGGAACACTGGCCAAAAGCGTATTAAATGCACACTAAAAAAGAAAGGAAAGATAGTATGAACAAAAGAAAAACAACATTTACAGCAGTAATAATAGTCGCAGGCGTTATGGCGGTAATTGATAGAATCAGACTTCATAACAAGGTAGAAGAATTGGAAGAAAGGACACAGGACATTGGTTGCTGCCATAATGATTTTTGCTTAATGCAGCAAAGATATAACAAGAATACAGATGAACAACTTGCAATTATTCAGGATGAAATCGGATCTGTATATGAACACTTTGAGGAGCTGTCAAAGGGTAAAGAAGATGGGAGGTAAGATATGGCATATGTACCAATCCCTAAAGACTTAAATAGGGTAAAGACAAAGGTTGCTTTTAACCTAACGAAAAGGCAGCTCATAGGCTTCACACTTGCAGGACTGGTTGGAATACCAGTCTATTTATTTATGAGGAAGTTTGTGCCAAATGACATAGCTGTCATATTCCTTATCGTGTCCACGCTTCCTATCTTTTTCATCACACTATTTGAAAAGGACGGACTGACCTTTGAGAAATATTTTAAGCACATCTACCTTCATAAGTTTTATCAGCCAAAAAAGAGAGTGAGAAAGGAGGTTTACCTTGAACAAGAAAAGAAAAATTCAGCAAATAAAACTCATGCAAAACGAAAAGGTATTGAGAAGTCAAAAGCGAGACTTAAAGAAAAGTAATTGCAAGTCAAAAAAAGATAAGGGAGGAATCCTTGACCTTATCTTTAAGAAAGAACCGAAAAGATATACGGTAGAAGATACCATTCCCTATCTAAGGCTTTTAAAAAGCGGAATATGCCAGCTTGATGAAAGGCACTTCAGTAAAAGTATAGCCTTTCAGGACATTAACTATCAGCTTGCCTTAGATGAAGATAGGGACTTGATTTTTAATCAATTTGCAAACTTCCTAAACTCTTTTGATCCAAGTATCAGCATTGAGTTTTCATATATCAATCAGCTCGGACGAAACGAAGAAATGAAGTCGGCAATTCAGATACCGGATAAAAAGGACGGTTTCGATGATATACGCTTTGAATTTAGAGAGATGCTTAAAAGCCAGATTGTAAAGGGAAATAACGGACTTAAAAAATCAAAGTATGTAACCTTTACAGTGGAAGCGGATAATTTAGAACAGGCAACATCAAAACTTGAAAGACTGGAGATAGATATATTATCGAGTCTTAAAAGTATGGGAGTAAGAGCAGAAAGCCTTATCGGAGAAGAAAGACTAAAGGTTCTTCACGATATTTTAAATCCAAATAAAACATTTGAATTTTCCTATAAAGACCTAAAGAAAAGAGAAAGCACAAAGACATATATTGTGCCTGATGAGTTTAACTTTACACCGAGTAGATACTTTAAGTTTGGCAAATTCATTGGAGC from Parvimonas micra encodes:
- a CDS encoding sigma factor-like helix-turn-helix DNA-binding protein; the protein is MAKKEYYLYVKGKAVPVSEEVYKAYWKITEHEKYFQRKDWKHNVISFSAMDHDGHFEDNIIDEKIDLEKIVEVKMQIEELHKALNTLTKEERELMEAIFYREESLRSIGKKEKVSYQSIAKRRDKILEKLREILKDKI
- a CDS encoding transglutaminase-like domain-containing protein, which translates into the protein MNQYLKETQMLDFSNPSIQKLIEVKCWKEQNKFDCLKSIYNFVRDDVDFGYNIDDCIPASKVLEDGYGQCNTKGTLFMALLRACEIPCRVHGFTIDKQLQKGAMNGFVYKNAPQNIFHSWVEVYFEDKWYELEAFILDQKYLSKLQKKFASCAGYFCGYGVAVKDFQHPIIDFDRNNTYIQSEGIKQDFGVYDSPDELLKNHHQNLSSIKTFAYRYLGRHLMNRNVKKIRNS
- a CDS encoding DUF3847 domain-containing protein, translating into MKKENTLQEVQEQIFELQEERQKCDVKLKKLQNQGKKLEKLANEKERKRRNHRLIQRGLIVERVIENPLMFTNEEMEELLKVATDTEKYRRAYEEIINRKDIEDETDIK
- the mobQ gene encoding MobQ family relaxase codes for the protein MAETFHFSISMISRGKSKSAVASAAYISCEKIRNEWDGEVHDYHNKKGLLHSEIFLPENVPIALKDRTTLWNSVELNEKASNAQLARNFIIALPKELSFEENKKLITDFIGKNFVSKGMIADLAIHDESDEENNNIHAHIMTTLRPINEKGEWQAKSKKEYVLDENGEKIKLKSGNYKTRKVELTDWNDKGNAEKWRENFASLCNQYLEKNHQEKRVDHRSYKRQGIEEIPTIHLGASASGLEKKGIETDKGNINREIKKHNFLVKAIKNKIKEITSWIDSLLGNLQAKYDEYKQTKKDELENKAELFNLYEYISIYNEIQGEKTKNLSYYGQIKKGNADLKRFVKAIYYLKDNHLQTIADLQEKVFELAKQSKNISGDIQDKTQRIKDLNQCASCIDSIKENKEVYQEYKSKTILKDSFYNSHKKEIDRYLRARKTIEKFTGTSAIKLSDWQKEISRLKKEIQDLTEDKAKVQDEFKQIDHIKYAVKIVNDEYGIDLSIEVDKAIKRGDKPSVIAQLKKFQEQQEKIDQYKQKVKEKYTEQER
- a CDS encoding phage replisome organizer N-terminal domain-containing protein, with amino-acid sequence MADNRRYYWLKLKEDFFTDKRIKRLRKISGGDTYTIIYLKLLLLSLKDSGKLYYDGVETDFIKELALTIDETEDDVMVTVNYLVAQGLMEIITENDEYFLTEIPSLIGSETASTRRSRKSRGQKALQCNTSATSCNLLQQNRNGEIEIEKEIDIELEKEGEKEKISPSLYGEYKNVSLTDEEYGKLKDKMQGHRDKMIEKLSTYMQSTGRNYKDHYATLVHWYEQDKGKLKESSKSKVYTFEDYDKGEHL
- a CDS encoding Fic family protein — encoded protein: MRLENNRAGQLKRIQSDYECFVPHNLKDIKLNLDSEINALINKAYLLLGRLDGMAITLPDIDLFVSMYVQKEAVISSQIEGTQASLVDVLQKDRGSEKIKDTEEIVNYIKATHYAFKRLNELPLCMRLIKETHSVLLSNVRGEEKMPGEFRKSQNWIGHAGSTINNASFIPPSPDEMDICLSDLEKYIHEDSDISNLIKIALIHYQFETIHPFLDGNGRMGRLLIILYLREQGLIEYPVLYLSYFFKKNRNRYYELLNNIRIKGEFEEWIKFFIDGICEISEDAITSIQKIIELKKNDMEKIRQFSSGNISNLLLVYEYLLKHPFVEAEDIKNLVNVSKPTVNKLLDNLMDMEIIELVEDKKRYRQYVYKKYVDILSEGTML
- a CDS encoding transposon-encoded TnpW family protein, whose protein sequence is MHENRNEHNTGTKTIKKIGKATYEVVVHFNENATETMQDKLKRIMLREMEREKDKKIHKND
- a CDS encoding single-stranded DNA-binding protein; protein product: MKQEMININANLLAEPTFSSFENEGEKVEVANFTLVKKYGKGKEYINCAAYGEKAEKAKDFEKGDLIHIFGYFKKREKEGKTYKNFVVKSYNKIEKKEENEEE
- a CDS encoding Maff2 family mobile element protein, producing the protein MAFFTQAVNVLKILVMAVGAGLGAWGVINLMEGYGNDNPGAKSQGIKQLMAGGGIVLIGLKLIPLLANVLN
- a CDS encoding VirB6/TrbL-like conjugal transfer protein, CD1112 family, translated to MFGIFDKIEEFFKELLLGGIQANLESMFLDINDKVGAVATDVGKTPMGWNGDVFAFIKSINDSVIIPIAGLIITAVLCIELINMVMQKNNMHDTDTFEFFKYIIKMWIAVWLVSHAFEFSMAVFDVAQHMVNKAAGVINTSATVSGDQIVAMMDTLKEKGLGELVMILFETSLIKVAIQVISVVIMLVVYGRMFEIYVYSSVSAIPFATMGNKEWGQIGTNYIKGLFALGLQGLFLMVCLGIYAVLVKTIKITDIHTSTMTILGYAVLLGLMMLKSGTLAKSVLNAH
- a CDS encoding conjugal transfer protein, which codes for MAVIDRIRLHNKVEELEERTQDIGCCHNDFCLMQQRYNKNTDEQLAIIQDEIGSVYEHFEELSKGKEDGR
- a CDS encoding PrgI family protein, with the protein product MAYVPIPKDLNRVKTKVAFNLTKRQLIGFTLAGLVGIPVYLFMRKFVPNDIAVIFLIVSTLPIFFITLFEKDGLTFEKYFKHIYLHKFYQPKKRVRKEVYLEQEKKNSANKTHAKRKGIEKSKARLKEK